The nucleotide sequence CAGCATAGACAAGTAATTCTTTGGTTTTAAGATCCAATCCGCCACGTGTATATATGTCGCCAAAACCATACTCAGTAAGAAAACGGGCAACATCATACCCTAAACCATCCGGCAAATCTTTTAAAGCCTTTTTAATCGCATCTCCATAAAGAGGCTGCTGGATTTCTGCCCCTTTTGTACCTCGATTCTGCTCGTTAACCATCCCCTGCTTTTCCAACGGAAGAGCAATGCCTCGTTCTTTGAAAACCTCATTTGCCGTAGCGAGTGCATTAAGTGTTTTAGGAAAACCAATAAAAGGAGCGCACAAATAGATTGATTCACGAACCTCGATAGGTGTTATTCCAATGTTAAGTGATGCACCAATGTGGGCCTTCAACTGCGGTAAAGTTTGCATAGTTGTAAGCGTTACACAGGTAATCATTTCACGTGTTTTAATGTCCAGATTCCCTGTTTGAAACACCTCTCCAAAAATAAATTTTTGAAGTAAATCCATCATTTCAGGATCGGTACCTTGTCCGCTTAAAGCTTCTCCACCAAATAATGCAGCGTAATTTTTTTTACACAATTCGATTCTATCCATTTTATTTTCTTGTGTGAAAACGGGTACTACTGTAATGAACAGTAATACCAAAGTTACTACTATTTTTTTCATGCAATACGATTTCCCGTTATTTGGCTGTTTGTTGGGCCGAAACACCCGTGTATCTTTCGCCAACGATCTTGATTTTATTTATTTCGTTTGTAAGCTTTAGTAACTCGTCTTCGGTAAATTCAAAATTAGCAGCCCACATATTTTCCTGCAGATGAGCCAACTTGGTAGTTCCCGGAATTGGAACGATAAAAGGTTTTTGTGCCAATAACCAAGCCAATGCAACCTGAGCAACCGTTAGCCCCCGATGATCTCCGAATTCCTTGAGAGTGTCAATTAATGGCCAGTTAGCTATTACATTTTCAGCTTGATAACGAGGAAGCGATGGTCTGTTGTCGTTGCTTGGATTGTATTTTGAACGCTCGTTGAGGTAACCTGAAATCATTCCACGGCTTAACGGGCTATAAGGCACAAAGCCAATACCCAATTCTTCGCAAACCTTAATTACATCGTTTTCCGGTTGGCGGGTCATTAAGGAATATTCGCTTTGTAAAGCAGTTACCGGCTGTACGGCGTGAGCCTTTCGTATACTCGCTTCGCCGGCTTCGCTCAAACCAAAGTGTTTAACCTTTCCCTCTTTAATTAACTCTTTAACCGTTCCCGCTACGTCTTCCATCGGAATAGCAGGGTCTACCCTGTGTTGGTATAATAAATCTATATAATCTGTCTTCAGACTTTTCAACGAATGTTCCACCACGGCTCTGATTCTTTCGGGCCGGCTGTCTAACCCTTCACTTGGCCGGCCATTAACAAAACCAAATTTGGTAGCAATGATAATTTCTTTACGAAAGGATGATACAGCTTCGCCAACCAACTCTTCATTCAAGAGCGGACCGTATGCTTCTGCCGTATCATAAAAGTTCATTCCTAAGTCGTAAGCCCTGTGCATCAAAGAGATCATCGCTTTTTTATCCGGAACAAAACTTCGGTGATAGCTCATTCCCATACAACCTAAACCAATTGCAGATACCTTTAAGGCATAGCTGCCCGAGCCCAGTGTCCGGTACTTTACATCCGTGTTATCATTCATACTTTTGTTGTTTTCGGGTGCCTGTGCGTTGCCAACTGCCGGCGAGAGTAGAAATGACCCACTTAGTAAAGCCCCAGCTTTTAAGAAATCTCTTCGATTGTTCTTTTCCATAACCCAATTTTTTCGATTTACCTGTTTATACTCTATACGCAACTTTCTCCAGTCCTTATTTTTCAACGTTTCTCAGCAGATATTCCGGGCGTCATTCTCCGTGTCATTTACTGATAGTAAGTAGATAATGCAAAATTAAGAATTTCATTGGGGGGGCACTTATACAGATTACGGTTTTACTTATAAAAATTACTGATTAACAGTATTATATGTCGAAACATTGTATAGCTACGTGTATTGATCAAATACACAGATTTAAATGTTTAGAGGTCAATTCGCCAAATCAACAAGCAAAACGTTGCCAAATCAGGAAGTATAAATCAGCCAAACAGGGAAGTGAAATTATGCCAAACTAGGAATTTATTAGCAGATTTATACGGTAAAACACTTGATTTTAAGATATTTAATTTATATTTGCAATAGAATATTACATAATTGTTGATTATGCAGATAAAAGACTATTATCCAAGAATCGTAGACAAACTTCTTGATTTGCAACTACAAGCCTCTGGAGCAGTGCTTATAGAAGGTGCCAAGTGGATTGGAAAAACCTATACAGGTAGAGTAAAAGCCAGTAGTGTGTTGTATATGCAAGACACAGACCATTCGGCTTCGTATTTGAAATTGGCCGAAACGC is from uncultured Macellibacteroides sp. and encodes:
- a CDS encoding carboxymuconolactone decarboxylase family protein gives rise to the protein MKKIVVTLVLLFITVVPVFTQENKMDRIELCKKNYAALFGGEALSGQGTDPEMMDLLQKFIFGEVFQTGNLDIKTREMITCVTLTTMQTLPQLKAHIGASLNIGITPIEVRESIYLCAPFIGFPKTLNALATANEVFKERGIALPLEKQGMVNEQNRGTKGAEIQQPLYGDAIKKALKDLPDGLGYDVARFLTEYGFGDIYTRGGLDLKTKELLVYAVITTLEADSQLRSHTLSNIKLGNDKSTLTSVVIQCLPYIGFPAAMKTLRIIQETKEPDTITGSQKVRLAKIVVDQARLNEYNAYLKDEIESSMRLEPGVLTLYATFEKERPNRITILEIYANEEAYQSHIKTPHFLKYKQGTLDMVQELELIDSTPLIENMKIK
- a CDS encoding aldo/keto reductase yields the protein MEKNNRRDFLKAGALLSGSFLLSPAVGNAQAPENNKSMNDNTDVKYRTLGSGSYALKVSAIGLGCMGMSYHRSFVPDKKAMISLMHRAYDLGMNFYDTAEAYGPLLNEELVGEAVSSFRKEIIIATKFGFVNGRPSEGLDSRPERIRAVVEHSLKSLKTDYIDLLYQHRVDPAIPMEDVAGTVKELIKEGKVKHFGLSEAGEASIRKAHAVQPVTALQSEYSLMTRQPENDVIKVCEELGIGFVPYSPLSRGMISGYLNERSKYNPSNDNRPSLPRYQAENVIANWPLIDTLKEFGDHRGLTVAQVALAWLLAQKPFIVPIPGTTKLAHLQENMWAANFEFTEDELLKLTNEINKIKIVGERYTGVSAQQTAK